In a single window of the Mustela nigripes isolate SB6536 chromosome 17, MUSNIG.SB6536, whole genome shotgun sequence genome:
- the CMTR2 gene encoding cap-specific mRNA (nucleoside-2'-O-)-methyltransferase 2 gives MSKCRKPPLGSSPETFSPDVLADIFELFAKNFSYGKPLNHEWQLPDPSEVFTCDHMEFNTLLDLKNSLNEVKNLLSDKKLDEWHEHTAFTNKAGKIISHVKKSVNAELCTQAWCKFHEILCSFLLIPQEAFQNGKLNSLHLCEAPGAFISSLNHYLKSHRFPCDWSWVANTLNPYHEANDNLMMIMDDRLIANTLGCWYFGPDNTGDIMTLKYLTGLQNFVSNMAPIHLITADGSFDCQGNPGEQEALVSSLHYCEVVTALTTLGNGGSFVLKMFTLFEHCSINLMYLLNCSFDQVHVFKPATSKAGNSEVYVVCLHYKGREAIHPLLSKMVLNFGTEMTQKALFPHHVIPESFLKRHEECCMFFHKYQLETISENIRLFQCMGKGEQTKLNNLRDCAVQYFMQKFQLKPLSRSNWLVKKSNIGCSTNTKWFGQRNRYFKTYNERKMLETLSWKDKVAKGYFNSWAEEHTVYHSGQNSLLEGTASSLECHLWHILEGKKLPKVKCSPFCDGEILKTLNEAIEKSSGGALNLDSKFWPKQQFYCSCHIFTEELIFSELFNLTKCLQDEQVVEPSNQMKCLLVGFPTLHDIKTHIPLEVHLLESTELMTSSCSLLHDGDPTYQQLFLDCLLQSLQQLHTGDVMILPVLSCFTRFMAGLIFILHSCFRFVTFSCPTSSEPLKTCAVLLCVGYQDLPNPVFQYLQNVNELLSSLLKSDAPQQVLQFVPMEVLLKGALLDFLWDLNAAIAKRHLHLIIQGEREEIIGSLQL, from the coding sequence atgagtAAGTGCAGAAAGCCACCACTGGGTTCAAGTCCTGAGACATTCAGCCCAGATGTTCTTGCTGACATTTTTGAACTCTTTGCCAAGAACTTTTCTTATGGCAAGCCACTTAATCATGAGTGGCAGTTACCAGATCCCAGTGAGGTTTTCACTTGTGATCACATGGAATTTAATACATTGCTTGATTTGAAGAACTCCCTAAATGAAGTAAAAAACCTACTGAGTGATAAGAAATTGGATGAGTGGCACGAGCACACTGCTTTCACtaacaaagctggaaaaataatttctcatgtgAAAAAATCTGTGAATGCTGAACTTTGTACTCAAGCATGGTGTAAGTTTCATGAAATTTTGTGCAGTTTTCTGCTTATTCCACAGGAGGCTTTTCAGAATGGAAAATTGAATTCTCTACACCTTTGTGAAGCTCCCGGAGCTTTTATATCGAGTCTCAATCACTACTTAAAATCCCATCGATTCCCCTGTGATTGGAGTTGGGTAGCTAACACTTTGAATCCATACCATGAAGCAAATGACAATCTTATGATGATTATGGATGACCGACTTATTGCAAACACCTTGGGTTGTTGGTACTTTGGTCCAGATAACACTGGTGATATCATGACCTTGAAATACCTGACTGGACTTCAGAACTTTGTAAGCAACATGGCTCCTATTCACTTGATCACCGCAGATGGGAGTTTTGATTGCCAAGGAAACCCAGGTGAACAAGaagctttagtttcttctttgCATTACTGTGAAGTTGTCACTGCTCTGACAACTCTTGGAAATGGTGGCTCTTTTGTTCTGAAGATGTTTACTTTGTTTGAACATTGTTCCATAAACCTGATGTACCTGCTAAACTGTTCCTTTGACCAAGTCCATGTTTTTAAACCTGCTACTAGCAAGGCAGGTAACTCAGAAGTCTATGTGGTTTGTCTCCACTATAAGGGAAGAGAGGCAATCCATCCTTTGTTATCCAAGATGGTCCTGAATTTCGGGACAGAAATGACCCAGAAAGCTCTCTTTCCCCATCATGTGATTCCCGAATCCTTTCTTAAAAGGCATGAAGAATGTTGTATGTTCTTTCATAAATACCAGCTAGAGACTATTTCTGAGAATATTCGTCTGTTTCAGTGCATGGGAAAAGGGGAACAAACAAAGCTGAATAATTTAAGGGACTGTGCTGTTCAGTATTTCATGCAAAAGTTTCAGTTGAAGCCTCTTTCCAGAAGTAATTGGCTAGTGAAAAAATCTAATATTGGTTGTAGTACAAATACAAAATGGTTTGGGCAGAGgaacagatattttaaaacctATAACGAAAGGAAAATGCTGGAAACCCTTTCATGGAAAGATAAGGTGGCCAAAGGATACTTTAATAGTTGGGCAGAAGAACATACTGTATATCATTCTGGGCAAAATTCTCTCTTAGAAGGGACAGCTTCCAGTCTTGAGTGTCACTTGTGGCAtattttagagggaaagaaaCTGCCAAAGGTAAAGTGTTCTCCTTTCTGCGATGGTGAAATTTTAAAGACTCTTAATGAAGCAATTGAAAAGTCATCAGGAGGAGCCTTGAATTTGGATTCCAAGTTCTGGCCCAAACAGCAGTTTTATTGTTCTTGTCACATTTTTACTGAAGAACTGATATTTTCTGAGTTGTTTAACCTAACCAAGTGCCTTCAGGATGAGCAGGTGGTAGAACCCAGCAACCAAATGAAGTGCCTGCTTGTGGGCTTTCCAACCCTCCATGATATCAAAACACATATACCACTGGAAGTTCACCTCTTGGAATCAACTGAACTCATGACTTCCAGCTGTTCATTGCTTCATGATGGAGACCCGACTTACCAGCAGCTGTTTCTGGACTGCCTTCTACAATCATTGCAGCAGCTTCATACAGGGGATGTTATGATTTTGCCTGTACTTTCTTGTTTTACAAGATTTATGGCCGGTTTGATCTTTATACTGCACAGCTGTTTCAGATTCGTCACATTTTCTTGTCCCACTTCTTCTGAGCCCCTGAAGACCTGTGCAGTCCTGCTGTGTGTTGGTTATCAGGACCTTCCAAATCCTGTTTTCCAGTATCTGCAGAATGTGAATGAATTGTTGAGCTCTTTGCTTAAATCTGACGCACCCCAGCAGGTTTTACAGTTTGTGCCAATGGAGGTGCTCCTTAAGGGGGCACTACTTGATTTTTTGTGGGATTTGAATGCTGCCATTGCTAAAAGGCATTTGCACCTAATTattcaaggagagagagaagaaatcatCGGCAGCCTTCAGCTATGA